Within the Lentisphaerota bacterium genome, the region GCCAACCAGACCAAAGTGCCCTTTGAGGTGGCTCAGGCCATGCAGGCCATGGGCGGCAAGGCCGAGTACATCAAGATCGCCGGGAACGGTTCCAACGCGCTCGATTTCCACATCGCCTTCTACATCGGCCAGCTTGCCGCCGCCGACCCCGCCGCCTTCTTCCACATCATCTCCAAGGACACAGGATACGACCCGCTCATCGCGCATCTCAAAGCCAAGAAAATACACGCTGCGCGGGAAACCTCCGTTGCCGACATCCCGGTCCTCAAAGCGCCCGTCGGCGCAGTTGCACCTGCGGGTACACTAACGACCTCGCGCATTCAGACGATCCTCGACTACCTCAAGAAACCGAAAGCCACAAGACCACGCACCCTGAAGACAATGACGAGCCACATCAAGGCGACGTTCAAAAAGCAACTGACGGACGACGAGGTCGCCGAACTCATCGCGGCCATGTCAAAGGATGGCCACATCGCCGTCACAGACACGAAGATCACCTACAACCTGTAAGCCACGTTGCCGCACAGGAAGGTTTGGCACACTTGGCTCTCCTACAGCTTGGCGGTTTGGCGGCAGCGGGGGTAGTTCGGACAGCCGTAGAAGGGGCCCTGCGCGCCCTTCCGCAGCACCAGCGAAACGCCGCATTTCGGGCAGAGGGGCGCGGCGACGGCCTCGGGCATCGCGTGCTGAGCCGCAGGCGCCTCGGCCGGGGCGGCGCGGCCGTCAGCACCGGGCTGCGGCCCCGTCTCCGGCGACAGAATCGGGGCCAAGGCGTCCCGGATGTCTTGGGGGGCATACTCCCGGCGGCAAGGCACATGCAGAAGCGGCAGGCCGGCAGCTTCAAACACCCGGTCAACAAAGGCATCGCGCGCCTGGCGGTCGCGTCGACCATGACTGGCGTCATCCAGTTCGATACCTGCCACGGGCTTGAGG harbors:
- a CDS encoding DUF2726 domain-containing protein; this encodes MNQSTNPGCLFAILKLFGLGGGKPGALPYRLRDDFLSPAEVAFYRALAAVVGDGARIVFKVNLGDLFFVVNLNKSNYAYRGRISQKHVDFLLCDPRTLKPVAGIELDDASHGRRDRQARDAFVDRVFEAAGLPLLHVPCRREYAPQDIRDALAPILSPETGPQPGADGRAAPAEAPAAQHAMPEAVAAPLCPKCGVSLVLRKGAQGPFYGCPNYPRCRQTAKL